A single genomic interval of bacterium harbors:
- a CDS encoding D-glycerate dehydrogenase, translating to MPKIYITRKIPESGTKMLKEKGYEVDVSQKDGVLTKDELKDALSKKPYDGVLCLLTDTIDAEIFDASEATKIFANYAVGFNNIDVDEAKKRNIVVTNTPGVLTNTVAEHAFALILSMAHRIAESDAFTRAGKYVGWAPELFLGTDVKGKTLGILGAGRIGNRVAEQGKKGFDMPIIYYDIKQNDDIEKVCDAKFKATPEEVMKEADFVSVHVPLLDSTKHLINKEMLALMKPTAYLVNTSRGPVVDEEALVEALKNGVIKGAAIDVFENEPALASGLAELPNVILTPHTASATIETRQAMSKIAAQNLIDFFEGKEPPNKI from the coding sequence ATGCCAAAAATTTACATCACTCGAAAAATTCCTGAATCTGGCACGAAAATGCTCAAAGAAAAAGGCTACGAGGTTGACGTGAGCCAAAAGGACGGCGTGCTTACCAAAGACGAGCTTAAAGATGCTTTGTCAAAAAAGCCATATGACGGAGTTTTGTGTCTTTTGACCGATACTATAGACGCCGAAATTTTTGACGCGTCGGAGGCGACGAAAATATTTGCTAACTATGCCGTCGGTTTTAACAACATTGACGTTGATGAGGCGAAAAAAAGAAATATAGTTGTTACAAATACTCCCGGCGTGCTTACGAATACGGTGGCGGAGCATGCTTTCGCGTTGATTTTGTCTATGGCGCATAGAATTGCCGAGTCCGACGCTTTTACCCGCGCGGGTAAATACGTGGGCTGGGCGCCGGAGCTTTTCTTGGGTACGGATGTCAAAGGCAAGACACTCGGGATTTTGGGCGCTGGCAGAATAGGAAACAGGGTCGCTGAGCAGGGCAAAAAAGGTTTTGATATGCCCATCATATATTACGACATCAAGCAAAATGACGACATTGAAAAGGTGTGCGACGCAAAGTTTAAGGCCACTCCGGAAGAGGTGATGAAAGAGGCCGATTTCGTTTCCGTCCACGTGCCACTTCTTGATTCTACGAAACATTTGATAAACAAAGAGATGCTCGCGCTTATGAAGCCGACGGCCTATCTTGTAAACACTTCTCGCGGGCCGGTTGTGGACGAAGAGGCGCTGGTGGAGGCATTGAAAAACGGTGTGATAAAAGGGGCGGCGATTGATGTTTTTGAGAACGAGCCGGCTCTCGCTTCGGGCCTTGCCGAACTGCCTAATGTCATACTTACGCCTCATACGGCATCCGCTACCATAGAGACCAGACAGGCAATGTCTAAAATCGCGGCTCAAAACCTGATTGATTTTTTTGAAGGAAAGGAACCGCCGAATAAGATATAG
- a CDS encoding rhomboid family intramembrane serine protease: MNRVQNHEDGYFTIFYLPTITIFLIVVNVLIFLIIQNQTVIHPQSDKNIYQCIVQKFPECLVREKDQNKYFDCATSQIQRGDVRPEVCLYNIRESCLNNREFLTQCFPYDAEISRHFGFVPNNLRNNQNIFSILTSVFLHGNWAHLINNMISLLLVGVFVETRLGKTKYIALYLFAGIFANLFFYFFNSGSITPLIGASGAIFGLMGANLILNFYKSKSNLVPHIFGIDFYGLPSRYLIVAFLLQFMYTLFSGESAIAFSAHIGGFIAGIILILFLKNKSESYTPTPVN; encoded by the coding sequence ATGAATCGAGTTCAAAACCACGAAGACGGTTATTTCACGATATTCTATTTACCGACCATTACTATATTTCTAATTGTCGTGAATGTGTTAATTTTTCTGATTATTCAAAATCAAACAGTTATTCATCCTCAATCTGATAAAAATATATATCAATGTATTGTACAGAAATTTCCAGAATGCTTGGTGCGAGAAAAAGATCAGAACAAATATTTTGATTGTGCTACTTCTCAAATTCAAAGAGGTGATGTCCGGCCCGAAGTCTGTTTGTATAACATAAGGGAAAGTTGTTTGAATAACCGCGAATTTTTGACACAATGTTTCCCTTATGATGCTGAGATATCACGCCATTTTGGATTCGTGCCAAATAATCTAAGGAACAATCAAAATATTTTTTCCATTTTGACCTCTGTCTTTCTTCACGGCAACTGGGCGCATTTGATCAATAATATGATCTCATTGCTTCTGGTGGGAGTATTTGTTGAAACTAGATTGGGTAAAACTAAATACATAGCGCTTTATCTCTTTGCTGGCATATTTGCAAACCTATTCTTTTATTTTTTCAATTCAGGCAGTATTACACCCCTGATCGGAGCTTCTGGAGCAATATTCGGTTTGATGGGGGCAAATTTAATTCTTAATTTTTATAAGTCGAAAAGCAATCTTGTACCGCATATTTTCGGAATCGATTTTTACGGGCTTCCTTCCCGCTACCTCATAGTTGCTTTTCTGTTGCAATTTATGTATACGCTATTCAGTGGTGAATCAGCGATAGCTTTTAGCGCTCACATTGGAGGATTTATCGCCGGAATAATATTGATTCTTTTTCTAAAAAACAAAAGTGAAAGTTATACACCTACACCTGTAAATTAG
- a CDS encoding carbohydrate kinase family protein — protein sequence MSNQLDFLAIGDIVTDAFIELEDAWVEDDNPQKTKELCMRFGDKIPYRDVVVIPAVGNSPNAAVSAFRLGLKSAVLTDLGDDDYGKEMLTSLKKEGVSDEYARVHKNIGSNYHFVLRFKEERTILVKHHEYPYEMPEINPAPKWVYLSSLSENSFPYHEKIATYLEKNPQCKLAFQPGTFQIKLGYEKLKRLYASSELFFCNKQEAQKILNSTEDNIKRLIENMHGLGPKKVVITDGPNGAYAYDGKEFWSMPMYPDPAPPVDRTGAGDSFSSTFTAALALGFDIPTALSWGPINSMSVVQEIGAQKGLLSRKKLLEFLSNAPADYRPRKL from the coding sequence ATGTCAAACCAATTGGATTTCCTCGCCATAGGCGACATAGTTACCGACGCTTTTATAGAGCTTGAAGACGCTTGGGTAGAAGACGACAATCCCCAAAAGACAAAAGAACTATGCATGCGTTTTGGAGATAAAATTCCTTATCGCGACGTCGTTGTAATTCCGGCTGTGGGAAACAGTCCCAACGCCGCCGTTTCCGCTTTTCGGCTGGGTTTAAAATCGGCCGTACTGACCGACCTCGGAGATGACGACTACGGAAAAGAGATGCTTACCTCTCTTAAAAAAGAGGGTGTTTCAGACGAATACGCACGTGTCCATAAAAATATCGGGTCAAATTACCATTTTGTATTACGATTCAAAGAAGAACGGACAATTCTGGTAAAACACCACGAATACCCTTATGAAATGCCTGAAATAAACCCTGCTCCCAAATGGGTTTACTTGTCCTCTTTGTCTGAAAATTCTTTTCCTTATCACGAGAAAATCGCGACCTATTTGGAAAAAAATCCGCAGTGTAAACTGGCTTTTCAACCGGGGACTTTTCAGATAAAACTCGGTTATGAAAAATTGAAACGGCTATACGCCTCTTCAGAACTTTTCTTTTGCAACAAACAAGAGGCCCAGAAAATTTTGAATTCAACCGAAGACAATATAAAGCGTCTCATTGAAAACATGCACGGACTGGGACCGAAAAAAGTGGTTATCACAGACGGCCCAAACGGCGCTTATGCTTATGACGGCAAAGAATTCTGGAGTATGCCAATGTATCCCGATCCGGCGCCGCCGGTTGACAGAACCGGCGCTGGTGATTCTTTTTCAAGCACATTCACGGCGGCTCTGGCGCTTGGATTTGACATTCCCACCGCTCTTTCTTGGGGCCCGATAAATTCCATGTCGGTTGTGCAAGAAATAGGCGCCCAAAAAGGCCTTCTTTCACGAAAAAAGCTTTTGGAATTTCTCTCAAATGCTCCGGCTGACTATAGGCCAAGAAAACTCTGA
- a CDS encoding Trp family transcriptional regulator, which yields MPRKQPKHIEPAVKEKLLDDFWTMISLLKTKDEVRNFFKDLLSETEAIMLSRRIEIAKRLLSGQSYGEICREISTSPNTVASVHGWLQSGFGGYEKLIPRLDNKVVKQRGGERSVRTYREPFSWPWIRKKYPLHFLLVNMLLGDDLVKPIEKGKTEKKKRF from the coding sequence ATGCCGAGAAAACAACCCAAACACATAGAGCCGGCGGTTAAGGAAAAGTTACTGGATGACTTTTGGACAATGATTTCTCTTCTAAAAACAAAAGACGAAGTCAGAAACTTCTTTAAAGATTTGTTAAGCGAGACAGAGGCCATCATGCTATCAAGAAGAATTGAAATAGCGAAACGGCTTTTGAGCGGTCAGAGTTATGGGGAAATATGCAGGGAAATAAGCACAAGTCCAAATACCGTGGCTTCAGTGCACGGATGGTTACAGAGCGGTTTTGGAGGTTATGAAAAGTTAATTCCGCGATTGGATAACAAGGTTGTTAAACAAAGAGGTGGGGAAAGAAGTGTGAGAACATACAGAGAACCGTTCAGCTGGCCTTGGATTCGCAAAAAGTACCCTCTCCATTTTCTTTTAGTTAACATGCTTTTAGGGGATGACCTTGTTAAACCAATAGAAAAAGGAAAAACTGAAAAAAAGAAAAGGTTTTAA
- a CDS encoding translation elongation factor Ts, translating to MAEITTDQIKQLRDQTGISVMQCKKALEEARGDMEKAAIILRKQGAKVAEKKSDRTLGSGVVQAYIHGGGNVGAMVEIACETDFVAKNDEFKKLAYDIAMHVAAMSPKYLKIEDVSESDRQKASDVFRAEVKDKPENIQDKILEGKLNSHFKEMVLLEQSFIKNPELTIKDLVQEAVFKFGEKAELVRFVRFEILK from the coding sequence ATGGCGGAAATAACCACTGACCAAATAAAACAACTGCGCGACCAGACCGGCATCTCTGTAATGCAGTGCAAGAAAGCGCTTGAAGAGGCGCGTGGAGATATGGAAAAGGCCGCTATAATTCTCCGAAAGCAGGGGGCCAAAGTGGCAGAAAAGAAGAGTGACAGGACTTTGGGTTCCGGCGTTGTGCAAGCGTACATTCATGGCGGAGGGAACGTCGGGGCAATGGTGGAGATCGCGTGCGAGACGGACTTTGTCGCTAAAAATGATGAGTTTAAAAAATTAGCTTACGATATTGCCATGCATGTGGCGGCCATGTCTCCGAAGTATTTGAAAATTGAAGATGTCTCCGAAAGTGACAGACAAAAGGCCTCGGATGTTTTTCGCGCCGAAGTCAAAGACAAGCCGGAAAATATTCAAGACAAAATACTGGAAGGCAAGCTCAACTCGCATTTTAAGGAAATGGTCCTTCTTGAACAGTCGTTTATAAAGAACCCGGAACTGACCATTAAGGACCTTGTGCAGGAGGCGGTTTTTAAATTCGGCGAAAAGGCCGAGCTTGTAAGGTTTGTAAGGTTTGAAATTCTGAAATAA
- a CDS encoding 50S ribosomal protein L25, protein MLSLNIEKRAPGIKASSLRRQGKMPAVFYGRKRASTPITVSEKDFIKIWKQAGESTIVILKDGKEEVESLVYSTQRDPVTERPIHADFYTFDKGQKMKVGVPIEFTGESPAVKNLGGVLVKVFHEVEIEAEPKNLPPSLVLDISSLETFDSVVLAKDIKLPEGVTLVTDGEEVAASVYEPKEEEEEPVAAEFDPNAIEVEKKGKEEIAEGEQTGEDKKEDKSDNQK, encoded by the coding sequence ATGTTATCGTTAAATATTGAAAAACGCGCTCCGGGAATAAAGGCGAGTTCTTTGAGAAGGCAAGGGAAAATGCCGGCTGTTTTCTATGGGCGCAAACGCGCTTCCACGCCAATCACAGTAAGCGAAAAGGATTTCATAAAAATATGGAAACAGGCGGGAGAATCCACCATCGTGATATTGAAAGACGGCAAGGAAGAAGTAGAGTCGCTGGTGTATAGCACACAGAGAGACCCTGTGACAGAGAGGCCTATACACGCGGATTTTTATACTTTTGACAAAGGCCAGAAAATGAAGGTTGGCGTACCGATTGAATTTACGGGAGAATCGCCAGCGGTGAAGAACCTCGGCGGGGTACTGGTCAAGGTATTTCACGAAGTTGAAATAGAAGCGGAACCGAAAAATTTGCCACCCTCTCTTGTTTTGGACATTTCGTCGCTTGAAACTTTTGACAGCGTGGTTCTTGCAAAAGACATAAAACTACCGGAAGGAGTCACTCTCGTGACCGACGGTGAAGAAGTGGCCGCGTCCGTGTACGAGCCGAAAGAAGAAGAGGAAGAACCGGTGGCGGCAGAGTTTGACCCGAACGCCATAGAGGTGGAAAAGAAAGGCAAGGAAGAAATCGCCGAAGGAGAGCAGACGGGAGAGGATAAAAAAGAAGATAAATCCGACAATCAAAAATAG
- the rpsB gene encoding 30S ribosomal protein S2: protein MTEETVKEKTPVIDRMFAAGAHFGFGKSRRHPSAKSYIFGSKNRTEIFDLEKTSELLEKAKFGISSFGKEGKTVLFVSGKNEAKEAVKSAAESLGMPYVAGRWIGGTITNFSIIRSRVEKYLELVSAREKGELAKYTKKERLLIDREIDRLQNLFGGLVLLTKKPDALFVIDAKQEYTAVNEARRMGIPVVALLSSDGDSSRVTYPVFGNDSAKKSIEFFVNEMKEAYEEGKKAQKIA, encoded by the coding sequence ATGACGGAAGAAACCGTAAAAGAAAAGACGCCTGTTATTGACCGCATGTTTGCGGCCGGAGCGCATTTCGGTTTTGGCAAGTCACGCCGACACCCGAGCGCCAAATCCTATATTTTCGGAAGTAAAAACCGAACTGAAATTTTTGACTTGGAAAAAACAAGCGAGCTTTTGGAAAAAGCCAAATTCGGCATTTCCTCATTTGGGAAGGAGGGCAAAACGGTTCTTTTTGTCAGCGGAAAAAACGAAGCTAAAGAGGCAGTCAAGTCGGCGGCGGAAAGTTTAGGCATGCCCTATGTCGCGGGCAGATGGATAGGCGGAACAATCACCAATTTTTCCATTATCCGTTCCAGAGTTGAAAAATACTTGGAACTGGTGTCGGCTCGGGAAAAAGGAGAGCTCGCGAAATATACGAAAAAAGAGCGTCTTCTTATAGACAGGGAAATAGACCGCCTGCAAAATCTTTTTGGCGGACTTGTGCTTTTGACGAAAAAACCTGACGCGCTGTTTGTTATTGACGCCAAACAAGAATACACCGCCGTAAACGAAGCAAGGCGAATGGGAATACCCGTGGTGGCGCTTTTAAGTTCGGACGGCGATTCTTCCAGAGTCACTTATCCTGTTTTTGGCAACGATTCGGCAAAAAAAAGCATAGAGTTTTTTGTGAATGAAATGAAAGAAGCGTATGAAGAGGGCAAAAAAGCCCAGAAAATCGCGTAG
- a CDS encoding lytic murein transglycosylase has translation MNLKSIKVQLFVFAVLSPVLVLFSYVSAQTAQEAVLEREAELREELAKLEAEILEQQEILKAKQRESVSLERDIAILNARIKEARLTIQAKNIRINNLAGDISVKTKTIGELEETIDRSKESLAQLIRKADELDTYSIQELVLSSQDVSDFFSDVDSFASIKMSLQVLFEDLRSTKNKTESERTVLDHTRKSEIDARVDVEREKRIIEKSEAEKKKLLALSRNQEKEYESVLKEREKKAADIRSALFALRDTAAIPFGTAFDLATKASEKTGVRPAFILAILTQESNMGANVGTCNRPQDTKKWNDIMPGPNDNSWRDDQTVFLRLMDELGFNPEGMPLSCPIGGGWGGAMGPSQFIPTTWESYKNRIGNVTGNNPPNPWNPEDAITATSLFLKDLGAAGGGYSAELEAALRYYAGSNWKKPQNAFYGRQVLAHAQNIQENMIDPLNF, from the coding sequence ATGAATCTTAAAAGTATAAAAGTTCAACTTTTCGTCTTTGCCGTTTTGTCGCCTGTTTTGGTTCTTTTTTCTTACGTTTCCGCTCAAACAGCGCAGGAGGCGGTTTTGGAGCGTGAAGCAGAGCTCAGAGAGGAGTTGGCGAAATTGGAGGCGGAAATTCTGGAACAACAGGAAATCTTAAAAGCCAAACAAAGAGAATCTGTTTCTTTGGAGCGGGATATCGCTATTTTAAATGCCCGCATTAAAGAAGCGCGACTTACCATTCAGGCAAAAAACATACGCATAAACAACCTTGCGGGAGATATTTCCGTAAAAACAAAAACCATCGGAGAATTGGAGGAGACGATAGACAGAAGCAAAGAGTCATTGGCCCAGCTTATCAGAAAAGCCGACGAACTTGACACTTACAGTATTCAGGAGCTTGTGTTAAGCAGTCAGGATGTTTCCGATTTTTTCTCGGACGTTGACTCTTTCGCTTCCATTAAAATGTCTTTACAAGTGCTGTTTGAAGATTTAAGAAGCACCAAGAACAAAACGGAAAGCGAACGCACCGTTTTGGACCATACCCGTAAATCCGAAATAGACGCTCGCGTGGATGTTGAAAGAGAAAAAAGAATAATAGAAAAAAGCGAAGCTGAAAAGAAGAAACTTCTGGCTTTAAGCAGAAATCAGGAAAAAGAGTACGAGTCAGTCCTCAAAGAAAGAGAGAAAAAAGCGGCAGATATAAGAAGCGCTCTTTTTGCATTGCGTGACACGGCGGCCATTCCCTTCGGAACGGCTTTTGATTTAGCCACAAAGGCCTCGGAGAAAACCGGTGTGCGTCCGGCTTTTATATTGGCGATACTTACTCAAGAATCAAACATGGGAGCAAATGTTGGAACCTGCAACCGCCCTCAGGATACAAAAAAATGGAATGACATAATGCCGGGGCCAAATGATAACTCTTGGAGAGACGACCAGACCGTTTTCTTGCGTCTTATGGACGAACTCGGATTTAACCCCGAAGGTATGCCTCTCTCGTGTCCGATAGGTGGCGGTTGGGGAGGGGCGATGGGTCCGTCTCAATTTATCCCGACAACATGGGAGTCCTACAAAAACCGCATTGGAAACGTTACCGGCAACAATCCGCCGAACCCATGGAATCCCGAAGACGCCATTACTGCCACATCGCTTTTTCTTAAGGACTTGGGCGCCGCGGGCGGAGGGTATAGCGCCGAACTTGAAGCGGCTCTCCGCTACTACGCGGGTTCAAATTGGAAAAAGCCGCAAAACGCTTTTTATGGTCGGCAGGTTTTGGCCCATGCTCAAAATATACAGGAAAACATGATAGATCCGCTGAATTTTTAG
- the rpmE gene encoding 50S ribosomal protein L31, which yields MKKDIHPQYHPAAKVTCGCGNKFTVGSTLSEISVEICSSCHPFYTGTEKVLDAAGRVERFKAKQAKAVSKKGGVKK from the coding sequence ATGAAGAAAGATATTCACCCTCAATACCACCCGGCCGCCAAGGTAACTTGCGGTTGTGGCAACAAGTTTACCGTTGGTTCCACGCTGTCTGAAATCAGCGTGGAAATTTGCAGTTCCTGCCACCCTTTTTACACGGGTACGGAAAAAGTTTTGGACGCCGCCGGACGAGTGGAACGATTTAAGGCAAAACAAGCAAAAGCCGTTTCTAAAAAAGGAGGAGTTAAAAAGTAG
- a CDS encoding PCRF domain-containing protein, which yields MDLTKYKSNTKTQYLAESYDRLIKEESEINAMRASDPSFEELSKDELVSIATQKEAIEKQMEDILTEEKQEELFPNELVLEVRAGVGGEEASLFAEELANMYGRYATKKGWQFRSLNESQSSLGGYKEAAFEIKGKDVFKKLRFETGVHRIQRVPATEKSGRVHTSTASIAILPIRKKTNFEINPADIEVEFSRSGGAGGQNVNKVETAVRLVHRPTGIDVRCTSERNQLKNREKAFAILSAKLEQLKEEEEAKKFASERKGQIGTADRSEKIRTYNILQDRITDHRVKESWHNIDKIFQGELDPIIESMEERSGE from the coding sequence ATGGATTTAACCAAGTACAAATCAAATACAAAGACCCAATACCTTGCCGAAAGCTACGATAGATTGATTAAAGAAGAGTCGGAAATAAACGCCATGAGGGCGAGCGACCCGTCTTTTGAAGAACTTTCCAAAGACGAGCTCGTATCCATTGCTACTCAAAAAGAGGCCATAGAGAAACAGATGGAGGATATTTTGACGGAAGAAAAACAAGAAGAGCTTTTTCCAAATGAGCTTGTTTTGGAAGTGAGAGCCGGAGTGGGAGGAGAAGAGGCATCTCTTTTCGCGGAAGAGCTTGCCAATATGTACGGCAGATATGCCACTAAAAAGGGCTGGCAATTCCGCTCTTTAAACGAATCCCAAAGCTCGCTTGGCGGATATAAAGAAGCGGCGTTTGAAATAAAAGGTAAAGACGTTTTTAAAAAACTCCGCTTTGAAACCGGAGTTCATAGGATACAGCGAGTTCCCGCTACGGAAAAATCAGGTAGAGTTCACACGTCTACCGCTTCCATCGCTATTTTACCGATAAGAAAGAAAACAAACTTTGAAATAAATCCAGCCGATATTGAAGTGGAATTTTCACGTTCCGGTGGCGCCGGCGGGCAAAATGTAAACAAGGTGGAAACGGCGGTTCGGCTTGTACATAGACCGACAGGTATTGATGTCCGATGTACGTCCGAACGCAATCAGCTTAAAAACAGGGAAAAGGCCTTTGCCATACTTAGCGCCAAACTTGAACAGTTAAAAGAAGAAGAGGAAGCCAAAAAGTTTGCTTCAGAACGAAAAGGGCAAATAGGCACGGCCGACAGGTCGGAAAAAATCCGAACTTACAACATTCTGCAGGACAGAATTACCGACCATAGAGTCAAAGAGTCCTGGCATAATATTGACAAAATATTTCAAGGAGAGCTTGACCCGATAATTGAATCAATGGAGGAGAGAAGCGGGGAGTAA